In Tenacibaculum sp. 190524A02b, the genomic stretch TATCTGGCATAATTACATTATCTGCTCCTGCTATTTTTAATTTATTTACAGTAGTTTCTTTGGATGCTCTACTTATTATTTTACATTTATTACTCAACTGTTTTGCTGTTAACACCACAAATAAGTTATCTGCATCAGAAGGCAAGGCAGTAATTAAGCTATTTGCATTAAATATTCCAGCTCTTATTAAAGTCTCATCACTTGTTGCATCTCCTTCAATATTCAGTATCCCTTCTTCGTCCATTTTTTTTATAAGCTCTTTGTTTTTTTCAACCACTACAAACTTTTGCTTATAATTCCTCAACTTGACTATGGCTTGTTTACCGTTTCTCCCGAAACCACAGACTATAGTATGCTTTTGTAAATCTTCAATTTTCTTCTGCACTCTTTTTTGTTTTATTTGTTTAAAAAATTCACCACTTACTAAATATTCTGAAAATATAGAAATGGCATAACCAAAGATAGAAATACTTGATAAGAGTAGAAAAATAGAGAACATCTTATCATAAGCATCAAAGGGCTTGACTTCTCCAAACCCAACAGTAGTAACTGTTATCACTGTCATATACAAAGCATCGATAAAGTTGTAATCAGCTATCATCATAAAACCAATTACCCCTATTATTAACACTAATAACATTAACATTAATGCCTTATACAAACGAGATTTAAACAGTCTATTCATCATTATAAATCAAAAACAGAACTACGTTTGGTATAAATCATATCTTTTAACCTTAATAAAAAAGCTAATGTTAAATACAAACCAAAGGATAAACCTACAGTTACAAAAGATATGTATATGAAAAATAGCCTAACATTTACTGCTCGCATTCCCAACCTATCTGCTAGTCTTGAAGACACATAAAATCCGTTTCTTTCAAAAAAAAGTCTAACTGAATGAATAAATCTCATCATATTGTTCTTTTTAAAATGTAAAAGTTCTCGTTTAAAATTAAATCTTTATCTAAATTGACTTTGTTCTTATATTTTTCTGACAAACTAAAATAATCCTGATGGTTACTCAATTTATATTTAGGTATTTTTAAATAAAATTCATCTTCTATAGTTTGCCAATCAGATGATTTAGTTTTTGATACCTTTTTATTAAAAAATTGTAAAAGTTTATGAAATGCTTTTGTTTGTTTTAAACTATTTTGAAAAGAAGCACTTCCTATGCAATCTCCTTTTATTTGTAATTTAGAAAAAAAATAAAATAAATTCTCAGTATCTTTTCTTGTCAAAAAAAACAAAACGCCTTCTATTAAAATAAAACAAGATCTATTTTTAACTATCTTCTTTAGTTGTAGAAGTAACTTCTCTTGATAACTTTCTCTAAAATCTACCCCAATAAAATGTAGTTCTCGTTTAGGCAATTCACCTATTTCTTGAAACTCTTTAATCTTTTGTTTCTTATAAGTTATTACTTCAAACTTATCTATTTCAACATTAATTATTTTTTCATTTAATAAAAAAGGATACATGCTAAAACCACACCCAAAATTTATAAGTACTTCTGGATTTGCTTTTTTTATTTCTTCCAGAAAAAACCTATTACGTAAACAATGGGTTAACACTTCTTCTGAGCTAACTTCTTCTAAATACTCTTTTAACCAAGTATTTGTTTTAGAGTTGCTCCATAATTTAGCATAGATATCACCACTCAAGTTTTCATTTAATGACCTGAATGTTGAGATAACAAAAGCAGTTTCGTGTATTTCTATATTTTGGTTTTGTTGTTGCATAAACTACATGCAAGATACTATTTTGTTCACACCTACTGAACTAAAATAAATAAGTATTGCTTAAATTTGCTTCTTTCTCTAAAAAAGAACAACTTGAAGGAACAGGAGTACATTGAAGTTTATGGGGCTAGAGCTCATAATTTGAAGAATATTGATATAAAAATCCCTCGTGAAAAGCTAGTCGTTATCACTGGATTAAGTGGAAGTGGTAAATCTTCTTTAGCTTTTGATACAATTTATGCGGAAGGACAACGAAGGTATATTGAGACTTTCTCTGCGTATGCTCGACAGTTTTTAGGTGGATTGGAAAGGCCTGATGTTGATAAAATTGACGGACTTTCTCCTGTGATTTCAATTGAGCAAAAAACCACTAATAAGAGTCCTAGATCTACCGTAGGAACGATTACAGAGATTTATGATTTTTTACGTCTGTTGTTTTCTAGAGCTTCTGAAGCTTATTCTTATAATACTGGCGAAAAAATGGTCAGTTATTCAGACGAACAAATTAAAGATTTAATCCTAAAAGATTTCAACAACAAACGAATTGCTGTTTTAGCTCCTTTAATCAAATCTAGAAAAGGACATTACCGTGAGCTTTTTGAACAAATTTCTAAACAAGGCTTTGTTCGTGTTAGAGTAGATGGAGAAATTCGTGAAATTGAAAAAGGGATGAAACTAGACCGATACAAAACGCACGACATTGAAGTGGTTATTGATCGTTTAGCTGTAAACGAAAATGCTGAAAAAAGATTAGAGGAAACTATAAAAACAGCACTTTATACGGGAAATAATATTTTAATGGTTATTGATGTAGAGGAAGAAAAGCCTCGTTATTTCAGTCGAGAATTAATGTGCCCTTCTACCGGGATTGCTTACCCTAATCCTGAACCTAATACTTTTTCTTTTAATTCTCCTAAAGGTGCTTGTAATACTTGTAATGGTTTAGGAACTACCAATGAAATTAATCTTAAAAAAGTAATTCCTG encodes the following:
- a CDS encoding PspC domain-containing protein codes for the protein MMRFIHSVRLFFERNGFYVSSRLADRLGMRAVNVRLFFIYISFVTVGLSFGLYLTLAFLLRLKDMIYTKRSSVFDL
- a CDS encoding potassium channel protein produces the protein MNRLFKSRLYKALMLMLLVLIIGVIGFMMIADYNFIDALYMTVITVTTVGFGEVKPFDAYDKMFSIFLLLSSISIFGYAISIFSEYLVSGEFFKQIKQKRVQKKIEDLQKHTIVCGFGRNGKQAIVKLRNYKQKFVVVEKNKELIKKMDEEGILNIEGDATSDETLIRAGIFNANSLITALPSDADNLFVVLTAKQLSNKCKIISRASKETTVNKLKIAGADNVIMPDKLGGAHMATLVVTPDVIEFVDQLTIEGETTANLEEVSVNNLPDIYVGKTILDLDLRKKTGCTVIGFKTLEQEYVINPEASTILTKDSNLIVLGKPEQINKLRQLF
- a CDS encoding class I SAM-dependent methyltransferase, with protein sequence MQQQNQNIEIHETAFVISTFRSLNENLSGDIYAKLWSNSKTNTWLKEYLEEVSSEEVLTHCLRNRFFLEEIKKANPEVLINFGCGFSMYPFLLNEKIINVEIDKFEVITYKKQKIKEFQEIGELPKRELHFIGVDFRESYQEKLLLQLKKIVKNRSCFILIEGVLFFLTRKDTENLFYFFSKLQIKGDCIGSASFQNSLKQTKAFHKLLQFFNKKVSKTKSSDWQTIEDEFYLKIPKYKLSNHQDYFSLSEKYKNKVNLDKDLILNENFYILKRTI